The following are encoded together in the Enterobacteriaceae endosymbiont of Plateumaris sericea genome:
- the dnaE gene encoding DNA polymerase III subunit alpha encodes MNYKKFIHLHVHSDYSMKDGLAKIEHLIKRTSEFNMPAIAITDITNIFGLIKFYKKSHNLGIKAIIGSEFIIKNCIHLNNYFTKIIILAKNNSGYHNLKLLISDAYKNGYNNFIGPFITYNMLIKYHKGLIILSGGVQGDIGKNILNNNIYLVKKIINFYKKYFPNNFYLELTRTNRINEEKYIYLALNIASDFNLPVVATNEVCFLDKKDFLAHEIRVSINKGYTLNQFKKKSNYSSEQFFRSAKEMSKLFYDIPESLENSIEIAKRCSVFLKLGKYYLPIFNNCINNQDYLIIKSKNGLKKRLRNLFPDIKIRNVKKNIYKQRLLKELDVINKMGFPSYFLIVMEFVQWSKDNNIPIGPARGSGAGSLVAYCLNITNIDPIRFDLIFERFLNPERISLPDFDIDFCMEKRDLVIEHVKNIYGYEKVSQIITFGTMTAKAVIRDVGRVLGYSYDFVNRISKLIPLDVGISLKKAFIINKKLSNLYKLDNNVKNLVNTSLKLEGTIRNVGKHAGGIVISPSKITKFTPIYCDSEGKNIVTQFDKNDIEDIGLVKFDFLGLRTLTVIDNTLKIINKQYIQNNKIPLDINSINLNDKKVYSYLKKANTTAIFQLESKGIKDLIKRLKPDNFEDIISLLALFRPGPLQSGMVDNFINRKHGKEIISYPDIKWQHDKLKPILKPTYGIILYQEQVMKIAQTLAGYSLGKADVLRRVISKKQHKEMSKQRSYFLQGSKKFNIDTNLSMKIFDFLENFAAYGFNKSHSVGYALISYQTLWLKVYYPEAFMASVLTSEMDNTEKIINLVKECWNIKINLLPPNINTSTYEFHVNKKGNIIYGFGAIKGIGESQVKHILNVRKKYGPYKSIIDFCINTNFKKINKRVIKKLITSGAMDCFKYNRGILYNKLDETIKISQQYLKIKKSGQIDMFKLIDKDQNIINDFNLIWSEKEKLIKEKNTLGFYLSGHPITEYLKEIKYFFNINYIKDISLCFKKHNYILQIAGIISNIHYIINNKKKIIAFNIDDYTEIIEVNLTLDLFNKFFYLIKLDNILIIKGLVFFDNFTKKFKFKGNNIINIETFRKKYIFSISIIIQEIKIFSNKKFFSKLKNFLLENNNIEGVPIYFYYKDNKIEIYHNQIYKILINNILLTKLKYILGKNILKLNFNFNK; translated from the coding sequence ATGAACTATAAAAAATTTATTCATTTACATGTTCATAGTGATTATTCTATGAAAGATGGATTAGCAAAGATTGAACATTTAATTAAAAGAACCTCTGAATTTAATATGCCTGCAATAGCAATTACTGATATTACAAATATATTTGGTTTAATAAAATTTTATAAAAAATCTCATAATTTAGGAATTAAGGCAATTATTGGATCTGAATTTATAATAAAAAATTGTATTCATTTAAATAATTATTTTACGAAAATAATTATTTTAGCAAAAAATAATAGTGGTTATCATAATTTGAAATTATTAATTTCTGATGCTTATAAAAATGGTTATAATAATTTTATTGGACCTTTTATAACATATAATATGTTAATAAAATATCATAAAGGATTAATTATATTATCAGGAGGAGTTCAAGGAGATATAGGAAAAAATATTTTAAATAATAATATCTATTTAGTTAAAAAAATTATTAATTTTTATAAAAAATATTTTCCTAATAATTTTTATTTAGAATTAACTCGTACAAATCGTATTAATGAAGAGAAATATATATATTTAGCTTTAAATATAGCTAGTGATTTTAATTTACCAGTTGTTGCAACTAATGAAGTTTGTTTTTTAGATAAAAAAGATTTTCTTGCTCATGAAATTCGTGTATCTATTAATAAAGGTTATACTTTAAATCAATTTAAAAAAAAATCTAATTATAGTTCTGAACAATTTTTTCGAAGTGCTAAAGAAATGTCTAAATTATTTTATGATATTCCTGAATCATTAGAAAATAGTATAGAAATAGCAAAAAGATGCAGTGTTTTTTTAAAATTAGGAAAATATTATTTACCTATATTTAATAATTGTATAAATAATCAAGATTATCTCATTATAAAATCAAAAAATGGCTTAAAAAAACGTTTAAGAAATTTATTTCCTGATATTAAAATAAGAAATGTTAAAAAAAATATATATAAACAAAGATTATTAAAAGAATTAGATGTTATTAATAAAATGGGTTTTCCTAGTTATTTTCTTATAGTTATGGAATTTGTACAATGGTCTAAAGATAATAATATACCTATTGGACCTGCTAGAGGTTCAGGAGCTGGATCACTAGTTGCTTATTGTTTAAATATTACTAATATAGATCCTATTAGATTTGATTTAATTTTTGAAAGATTTTTGAATCCTGAAAGAATATCTTTACCTGATTTTGACATTGATTTTTGTATGGAAAAAAGAGATTTAGTTATTGAACATGTAAAAAATATATATGGTTATGAAAAAGTATCTCAAATTATAACATTTGGTACTATGACAGCTAAAGCAGTAATTAGAGATGTTGGAAGAGTATTAGGATATTCTTATGATTTTGTTAATCGTATTTCAAAATTAATTCCTTTAGATGTAGGTATTAGTTTAAAAAAAGCTTTTATTATAAATAAAAAATTATCTAATTTATATAAATTAGATAATAATGTAAAAAATTTAGTTAATACTTCTTTAAAATTAGAAGGTACTATTCGTAATGTTGGTAAACATGCTGGTGGTATTGTTATATCTCCATCTAAAATAACAAAATTTACTCCTATATATTGTGATAGTGAAGGTAAAAATATAGTTACTCAATTTGATAAAAATGATATAGAAGATATTGGATTAGTTAAATTTGATTTTTTAGGATTAAGAACATTAACTGTTATTGATAACACATTAAAAATTATTAATAAACAATATATACAAAATAATAAAATACCACTTGATATTAACTCTATTAATTTAAATGATAAAAAAGTTTATTCTTATTTAAAAAAAGCTAATACAACTGCAATATTTCAATTAGAATCTAAAGGAATAAAAGATTTAATAAAAAGATTAAAACCAGATAATTTTGAAGATATTATTTCTTTATTAGCTCTTTTTCGTCCTGGACCTTTACAATCAGGAATGGTTGATAATTTTATTAATAGAAAACATGGTAAAGAAATTATTTCTTATCCAGATATTAAATGGCAACATGATAAATTAAAACCAATATTAAAACCTACATACGGTATTATTTTATATCAAGAACAAGTTATGAAAATAGCTCAAACTCTTGCTGGATATAGTTTAGGAAAAGCTGATGTTTTACGTAGGGTAATTAGTAAAAAACAACATAAAGAAATGTCTAAACAAAGATCTTATTTTTTACAAGGATCAAAAAAATTTAATATTGATACTAATTTATCAATGAAAATTTTTGATTTTCTAGAAAATTTTGCTGCTTATGGATTTAATAAATCTCATTCTGTAGGATATGCATTGATATCATATCAAACTCTTTGGTTAAAAGTATATTATCCAGAAGCATTTATGGCTTCAGTATTAACATCTGAAATGGATAATACAGAAAAAATTATTAATTTAGTAAAAGAATGTTGGAATATTAAAATTAATTTATTACCACCTAATATTAATACTAGTACATATGAATTTCATGTAAATAAAAAAGGAAATATTATATATGGTTTTGGAGCAATTAAAGGAATAGGAGAAAGTCAAGTTAAACATATTTTAAATGTTAGAAAAAAATATGGTCCTTATAAATCAATAATAGATTTTTGTATAAATACAAATTTTAAAAAAATTAATAAACGTGTTATAAAAAAATTAATAACTTCTGGTGCAATGGATTGTTTTAAATATAATAGAGGTATTTTATATAATAAATTAGATGAAACTATAAAAATATCTCAACAATATTTAAAGATAAAAAAAAGTGGTCAAATAGATATGTTTAAATTAATTGATAAAGATCAGAATATTATAAATGATTTCAATTTAATTTGGTCAGAAAAAGAAAAACTTATAAAAGAAAAAAATACTTTAGGATTTTATTTGTCTGGTCATCCTATTACTGAATATTTAAAAGAAATAAAATATTTTTTTAACATTAATTATATAAAAGATATATCATTATGTTTTAAAAAACATAATTATATATTACAAATAGCAGGAATTATTAGTAATATACATTATATTATTAATAATAAAAAAAAAATAATAGCTTTTAATATTGATGATTATACAGAAATAATAGAAGTAAATCTGACATTAGATCTTTTTAATAAATTTTTTTATTTAATAAAATTAGATAATATTCTTATTATAAAAGGATTAGTTTTTTTTGATAATTTTACAAAAAAATTTAAATTTAAAGGAAATAATATAATTAATATTGAAACATTTCGTAAAAAATATATATTTAGTATATCAATAATTATTCAAGAAATTAAAATATTTTCTAATAAAAAATTTTTTTCAAAATTAAAAAATTTTTTATTGGAAAATAATAATATTGAAGGAGTTCCTATATATTTTTATTATAAAGATAATAAAATTGAAATATATCATAATCAAATATATAAAATATTAATTAATAATATTTTATTAACTAAATTAAAATATATATTAGGAAAAAATATATTAAAATTAAATTTTAATTTTAATAAATAA
- a CDS encoding OmpH family outer membrane protein encodes MKFFLKIFIGLFFTVLSTQTFCCNKIAVVNIAKIFEQIPLKKLCSKQLENDLKPQLIKLQQLQNELNLKIKKIQNQGISMIPSERIKLEKDIKNLRNILIKKVEKFKKENNKRQIEARNVILNHIQKLINIIAKKEHYNIVFDSTFILYIKNVKDITNEVLSQDKLLIK; translated from the coding sequence ATGAAATTTTTTTTAAAAATTTTTATAGGATTGTTTTTTACAGTATTAAGTACCCAAACTTTTTGTTGCAATAAAATTGCAGTAGTTAATATTGCAAAAATTTTTGAACAAATACCTTTAAAAAAACTTTGTAGTAAACAATTAGAAAATGATTTAAAACCCCAATTAATTAAACTTCAACAATTACAAAATGAATTAAATTTAAAAATAAAAAAAATACAAAATCAAGGTATATCTATGATACCTTCAGAAAGAATAAAACTAGAAAAAGATATAAAAAATCTTAGAAATATTTTAATAAAAAAAGTAGAAAAATTTAAAAAAGAAAATAATAAAAGACAAATTGAAGCACGTAATGTAATACTAAATCATATTCAAAAATTAATAAATATAATTGCAAAAAAAGAACATTATAATATAGTTTTTGATTCTACTTTTATTCTTTATATAAAGAATGTTAAAGATATAACTAATGAAGTTTTATCTCAAGATAAACTTCTAATTAAATAA
- the bamA gene encoding outer membrane protein assembly factor BamA, with product MIFHNYKKKYLFKIKQIKYFILCVILIISTNINCISIDSNKENIFCINKITIFGLDKFKTNNIMQNLPIKIGDCITNKDLTKLIHALFDIGMFENIYVFREKNNIAIKILEKPVISNIIFNGNKFIKDNILQNIINDVGINKGIIIDYPALFFIKKQIEHIYLNNGMFNSKVKIKIIRQPHNYITIKFLIYEGKRSKIKQINILGNHSYTKEYLLYYLKWNSKKSFIDFFLNNNYYIEYINNNIENLKKFYLNKGFALFKIKLITHNFSSDKKDIYITLNIDENKKFIFDNISYDINQKELLDKIKNITKIKSGDLYNNKKIIQTKNKIINFLGNYGYLYPHIQIFNKFNIKNSSVKIKFNIYTGKKYFIRNIEYIGNFLTKDNILRNETIQMENTWFDSNLIKKTKKRLNLLGYFENIEVFLKKNNDLKNTIDLIFKVDERDSGVLNIHFGYGSNNGFSLLSDIGEDNFFGTGNNINIKVNTDSLETYLEFSLINSYFLKNNISLGTKLFFNNFKTKDSNLINKSRGISGILTYPFSKNLKIQNNIEYNINNFLDIKPQISVWNFLKKIGYNYNLNNSNHYIINSLNLSNLFIFNTLNDKFLPTKGNISIINTSFNLLISKNYYYKININNSTYIPLYSVMKNNNLNNFAKLIFLLKSNIGYGNSFENGTFPFNKNFFLGGAETLRGFKINYIGPKAIYYNSSKYFCTNKHIICTSNDYIGGNAITNFSTELIIPIPFIQEKYKKNIRTSIFFDIGNLWDTLLKNNYLMQLYKISKTNILTNMRSSIGIAFKWYSPFGTIIFSYAYPLIKYDQDQIEQFQFNIGKIQ from the coding sequence TGTAATATTAATTATTAGTACTAATATTAATTGTATATCTATAGATTCTAATAAAGAAAATATTTTTTGCATAAATAAAATTACAATATTTGGATTAGATAAGTTTAAAACGAATAATATAATGCAAAATTTACCTATAAAAATAGGAGATTGTATTACTAATAAAGATTTAACTAAATTAATACATGCATTATTTGATATTGGTATGTTTGAAAATATATATGTATTTAGAGAGAAAAATAACATAGCAATTAAAATATTAGAAAAACCTGTAATTTCTAATATTATTTTTAATGGTAATAAATTTATTAAAGATAATATTTTACAAAATATAATTAATGATGTTGGAATAAATAAAGGAATCATTATTGATTATCCAGCATTATTTTTTATTAAAAAACAGATAGAACATATTTATTTAAATAATGGTATGTTTAATTCTAAAGTAAAAATTAAAATTATTAGACAACCACATAATTATATTACTATTAAATTTTTAATATATGAAGGAAAAAGATCAAAAATTAAACAAATAAATATTTTAGGAAATCATTCTTATACTAAAGAATATTTATTATATTATTTAAAATGGAATTCTAAAAAATCTTTTATAGATTTTTTTTTAAATAATAATTATTACATAGAATATATTAATAATAATATAGAAAATTTAAAAAAATTTTATTTAAATAAAGGATTTGCTCTTTTTAAAATAAAATTAATTACTCATAATTTTTCAAGTGATAAAAAAGATATATATATTACTTTAAATATTGATGAAAATAAAAAATTTATATTTGATAATATATCATATGATATTAATCAAAAAGAATTATTAGATAAAATAAAAAACATAACAAAAATTAAATCAGGAGATTTGTATAATAATAAAAAAATTATACAAACTAAAAATAAAATTATTAATTTTTTAGGAAATTATGGATATTTATATCCTCATATTCAAATTTTTAATAAATTTAATATAAAGAATAGTTCTGTTAAAATAAAATTTAACATATATACAGGTAAAAAATATTTTATAAGAAATATAGAATATATAGGTAATTTTTTAACTAAAGATAATATTTTACGTAATGAAACTATTCAAATGGAAAATACTTGGTTTGATAGTAATTTAATTAAAAAAACTAAAAAACGTTTGAATTTATTAGGTTATTTTGAAAATATAGAAGTTTTTTTAAAAAAAAATAATGATTTAAAAAATACAATAGATTTAATATTTAAAGTTGATGAACGTGATAGTGGAGTTTTAAATATTCATTTTGGTTATGGTAGTAATAATGGTTTTTCATTACTATCAGATATAGGTGAAGATAATTTTTTTGGTACAGGAAATAATATTAATATAAAAGTTAATACAGATTCATTAGAAACTTATTTAGAATTTTCTTTAATAAATTCGTATTTTTTAAAAAATAATATTAGTTTAGGTACAAAATTATTTTTTAATAATTTTAAAACAAAAGATTCAAATCTTATAAATAAAAGTAGGGGTATTTCTGGAATATTAACTTACCCTTTTAGTAAAAATTTAAAAATACAAAATAACATTGAATATAATATTAATAATTTTTTAGATATTAAACCTCAAATATCTGTTTGGAATTTTTTAAAAAAAATAGGTTATAATTATAATTTAAATAATTCTAATCATTATATTATAAATAGTTTAAATTTAAGCAATTTATTTATTTTTAATACTTTAAATGATAAATTTTTACCAACAAAAGGAAATATTAGTATTATAAATACAAGTTTTAATCTTCTAATATCTAAAAATTATTATTATAAAATAAATATTAATAATTCTACATATATTCCTTTATATTCAGTTATGAAAAATAATAATTTAAATAATTTTGCAAAATTGATTTTTTTATTAAAAAGTAATATTGGATATGGTAATAGTTTTGAAAATGGAACTTTTCCTTTTAATAAAAATTTTTTTTTAGGTGGTGCAGAAACATTACGTGGTTTTAAAATAAATTATATAGGTCCAAAAGCAATATATTATAATTCATCTAAATATTTTTGTACTAATAAACATATAATTTGTACATCTAATGATTATATTGGTGGAAATGCTATAACTAATTTTAGTACTGAATTAATTATTCCTATTCCTTTTATACAGGAAAAATATAAAAAAAATATACGTACATCTATTTTTTTTGATATTGGAAATCTTTGGGATACTTTACTAAAAAATAATTATTTAATGCAATTATATAAAATTTCTAAAACTAATATATTAACTAATATGAGATCTTCTATTGGTATTGCTTTTAAATGGTATTCCCCTTTTGGAACAATAATTTTTTCTTATGCATATCCTTTAATAAAATATGATCAAGATCAAATTGAACAATTTCAATTTAATATAGGAAAAATTCAATAA